TTTTACAGGATCGAAGATCATTGCGCTCCTTGGATTAATTGCTTTAGGATTCATATTAGTAGACGTTTCTCACCTGGCTGAAAATTTCAGCTTTGGAACAGATTCTTTCAATAACTTAAAACAGGACGATAAAGGCATCTTTTTACAATCGGGTTGGGAATCTATCTCCGGAATGACTTTGATGGGCGGAATCGCTGCCGCAATGGTTGGTTCGGTGTTTAGTTCGGTTGCTTGGGAGAGCGTAACTTTTGTTTCAGGAGAAATTGAAAATCCTAAGAAGAATGTTGTGAAAGCAATGATCTTGGGGACTTCAGCAGTAATGTTGTTATACATCGCCGTAAATTTTGTTTACATTAATGCTTTAGACAGAGATTCTATTGCGTTTGCTGCCAATGACAGAGTGGCGGTTGCTGCTTCACAGAATATTTTTGGAAGCGCAGGAACAGTAATTATCGCTGTTTTGGTGATGATCTCTACATTCGGATGTAACAACGGATTAATTTTAGCCGGAGCAAGAGTTTTTCAGACGATGGCAAAAGATGGATTGTTCTTTAAATCTGCAGTTGACAACAACAAAAATCAGGTTCCCGGAAATGCACTTTGGATGCAGGGAATTTGGGCGTCATTACTTTGCTTGAGCGGACAATACGGAAACCTTTTAGACATGATTTCATTTGTCATTGTATTGTTTTACATGATCACTGTTTTCGGAGTAATTTACTTGAGAATTAAACAGCCTAATCTCGAAAGACCTTACAAAACTTGGCTATATCCAATTACTCCGATAATTTACCTTTTAATCGGAACCGCTTTTTGCGTATTGCTTTTAATTTATAAACAACAATACACTTGGCCGGGATTTTTAATTGTTCTTCTCGGGTTACCTGTTTATTATCTTATCAATAGAAATAAAAAAACAGATCAATAATTTTTTTAGGAGCTAATTCCCGCTTTCACTACTCGCTTTTTTATTTCTTTTTTGGCGGCGGCAAAGCCGCCGCCAAAAAAGAAATAAAAAGAGCTCAAATATGTCGTTCAATCGGGGCTATAAAATTCGGCACTATTAAAAAAGTATCCCATTCATCAACTGATCAAATTTAAGATCAACCCTGTCAAGGTTTCAAACCTTGACAGGGTTTTTTTTTAACAGTCCAAATAAGAAGTAACTGAAAAGTATTTATTTTATTATCGGCGTATTTTTTCACACAAAATTTAATTCCTATTCTTTAAAAATAATTAAAGAAAATCACCAAGCTGATTTTACAGTTTTTTGTCAAGCTTAGCGAAGCAAATTTATTTGCCTTTGCTTCTTAAATATAAAATTTCAATATAAATCTTTGCGTTAAAAAGTTTTTGTCTGTTATATAAAAATTCACAAATATTTTTATTCCAAATCTCGCTTAATACATCAATGAATTTTCATGTGAAAGTTCGTAGATTTTCAAAACGGACAAAAAACCTTCTTTTAATAATAATTTTAATATTCAATAACTCATTATTTATCAAAAATGATTAAATTGGTATTTCGTTTTAATTAACACCAAAGAGAAATAACGAAATATCACTTATGGACACACCAAATTACAGAATGCCTTTTGTGCCTTCTACACTCATGTCTGAAGGGGGAAGTATCGATACCTGCGATATGGGGGAAAGCATCGCTCATAACATCATGCTTCTAATCACGACAAAAAAAGGCGAAAACAGATATGATGACAACTACGGAAACGATGTTTGGAATCTGGAATTCGATAATGGCGTAACATCAGCAGTTTGGGAAAGTGTATTTGTAAAAAGTCTTAAAAGACAGATCTTACAATACGAGCCGCGAATTGTACAGCCACAAGTTGATGCTCATGTAAAACTTGTAGAGCATAACTATGATACCAAAGAACATACGGAAATCAAGAAAAAAGTAAAAATAGGAATCAATGCAAAAATGGAAGCTACAGGCGAGCGTTTCAGTTTTTCTACCGAACTTTTTCTAAGCCCGATGTCCATCGACTAAATATTTATTTGTAATAAAATTTTATGAATTTAGATCAGAATATTTATTCCAAAGAATCCGTAAAAGCGAGAATGCTTCAGAATGCTACAAAAGTTTGGGGACTGAAAAGTCCACAGTCATTAGATCCTTTTGTAAAATTACTGATTGATGCATTCAGCACCGAAGTTTTTAAAGCGAATAATGAAATTCAAACCGTTAATGCAAGAATTTTAGAAAAACTTGCCAAGCTATTAACACCGTCAATTTATACCCACCCGATTCCGGCTCATGCTTTGGCTTATACTTCACCCGATGAGTCCTCTGAAATTTTGCTGGAGCACACTGAGTTTTTTTTCAAAAAACACATGAACTCCACGGTAAAATCAGAATCAGATAAACAGCTGAATATTCCTTTTACACCCATTGGAAGCGTAAGAACAAATAAAGCACAGACTGCCATTATGTTTGTCGGGAATACATGCTACAGTTTAGATGAAAGATTGAATAAAATTCCAATCTCAAGATTTCAGGGAAGGCCGGAAGATTACAGAAAAGTAACCATCGGAATCGACGTTTCGAAGTTTACCAACGAAAAGTTTCCGAAAACGTTAAGCCTTTATTGCTCAAATCCTGCCTTTGAACATCTTGATTTTGTGTATAAGCTTTTACCTTACAGCACGGTCTCAAGCAACGGAAATCCTATGTTCATTAAGGAAGGAATATCTTATGTGAAAAATAATGAAAGGGAAGGATATGAACAGATATTTCATGAGCAATCAATAAAAACAAAAATTATTGAGGATATCAAAAGCATTTACAGTCATAAGTTTGTTGAGGTTACAGGTCTTTCAAGAGATCTTTTCACAAAAGAACTTCCGCAGGATTTAGATTTTTTAAAAGGAAGAGAAGAAATTGAGAAATACCTGAACGGAAAAGAATATTTATGGTTAACTTTTGAATTTCCTCCGCAGTTTTCCGCAGAAATCTTAGACAACTTTACTTTTGTTTTAAATGCTTTTCCGGTGTACAACCGTGGCTGGAAAAAGACAGAATACAGTTTAGATATCATGGGAAATAATATTCCGTTGATTACCGAAGAAGCTGAATATTTCCTATATGTAGATGAAGTTCAGGATGGAGAGGGAAGAAAATATACCGAAATCCCTTTCACACCTTCAGATAATCTTAAAAAAGGTTTGTACACTGTAAGAAAAGGCGGAATGGAACGTTTCAACAACAGAAATGCAGTAGATATGATTTCTAATGTTCTTGAACTGACAAGAGACGAAATTGCAGCATTTTCATTATTAAACCGTGATAATGTAAAAGGAATGTTGGGAGAAATGTCTGATAAAATGAAATCGATGGTGCAAAAAGTAAACAACGCCAAAAGAAACATCAGACAGGAACTCAATTACGTGATTATGGAACCTGTTGAAAAAACAGATCATACTTACGCAGCATTTTGGATTACGCATTGCACTTTTGCCAATCACATGCGTCCCGGAACTGAGCTTTCAAATCAGTTGAAGTCACAGTCTATGATTTTGCTGACAGAAACAATTGGCGGAGCAGAAGAACAGAAAGGTTCAGACAGTATTCAGGCTTATAAATATGCTTTAACGACTAGAGATAAAATCATTTCTCTGGAAGATGTTAAAAACTATTGCCGAATGGTTTTGAAAGATGAACTGAAAGATGTTCGTGTAAAACGAGGAACCATGATCAGCAACAAACCAAAAGAAGGTTTTGTAAGAACCGTTGAGGTGGAAATTGTACCCAACAATTATTCATTCTACGGAAGAATGTATTGGGAAAATATGGCAAACATTTTGCGGAACCAAATCGTAGCAAAAGCAATCGACGGAATAGAGTATCTCGTGAAAATAAGCAACGAAGACACCGATTTTTTTGAAAATTAATTTTAACATCCAAATATAAAATATGAAAAAAATAATGATGGTTGCACTCGCTTTGTCGCTGAGCGCAGCAAGTGTAAGCTGTAAAAAAGGAATGGATAAAATAGGAAATGCCGTTCTGAAAGCCGGAGAAAATGAATCTCAGGCGATTATAGATTTTAATAATGACTTTTTAGATTCTTACAAAACTTCTTCCAGACATATTGAAAATATCGTAAAATATGCAGAAGCTGCCGTTAAAAAATCTAAAGGCGAAACAGTTTACAGCATGCCGGTTGTAATTGGCTCTATGGATTATTCGCTCAGCAAAATAAAAGATGTTCCGTCTGGTTTTGAAAATGATAAAAAGGTAATTGAGACAGATTTTAACACCTACAAAACAAAAAGAGAAAGCATAGAAAAAAAATACGAAGAACTAAAATCATATAT
Above is a genomic segment from Chryseobacterium mulctrae containing:
- a CDS encoding APC family permease, whose translation is MQKKLKLWDAIMLVMGSMIGSGIFIVSADMMRNLGSGYWMIVVWVITGIMTVAAAISYGELSSLFPKAGGQYTYLTEIFGKKMGFLYGWGLFTVIQTGTIAAVAMAFGKFTAYLVPELNNAAPIFQSGTFQITWIQILAIAVIILLTYINTRGVESGKLLQNVFTGSKIIALLGLIALGFILVDVSHLAENFSFGTDSFNNLKQDDKGIFLQSGWESISGMTLMGGIAAAMVGSVFSSVAWESVTFVSGEIENPKKNVVKAMILGTSAVMLLYIAVNFVYINALDRDSIAFAANDRVAVAASQNIFGSAGTVIIAVLVMISTFGCNNGLILAGARVFQTMAKDGLFFKSAVDNNKNQVPGNALWMQGIWASLLCLSGQYGNLLDMISFVIVLFYMITVFGVIYLRIKQPNLERPYKTWLYPITPIIYLLIGTAFCVLLLIYKQQYTWPGFLIVLLGLPVYYLINRNKKTDQ
- a CDS encoding type VI secretion system baseplate subunit TssF, which translates into the protein MNLDQNIYSKESVKARMLQNATKVWGLKSPQSLDPFVKLLIDAFSTEVFKANNEIQTVNARILEKLAKLLTPSIYTHPIPAHALAYTSPDESSEILLEHTEFFFKKHMNSTVKSESDKQLNIPFTPIGSVRTNKAQTAIMFVGNTCYSLDERLNKIPISRFQGRPEDYRKVTIGIDVSKFTNEKFPKTLSLYCSNPAFEHLDFVYKLLPYSTVSSNGNPMFIKEGISYVKNNEREGYEQIFHEQSIKTKIIEDIKSIYSHKFVEVTGLSRDLFTKELPQDLDFLKGREEIEKYLNGKEYLWLTFEFPPQFSAEILDNFTFVLNAFPVYNRGWKKTEYSLDIMGNNIPLITEEAEYFLYVDEVQDGEGRKYTEIPFTPSDNLKKGLYTVRKGGMERFNNRNAVDMISNVLELTRDEIAAFSLLNRDNVKGMLGEMSDKMKSMVQKVNNAKRNIRQELNYVIMEPVEKTDHTYAAFWITHCTFANHMRPGTELSNQLKSQSMILLTETIGGAEEQKGSDSIQAYKYALTTRDKIISLEDVKNYCRMVLKDELKDVRVKRGTMISNKPKEGFVRTVEVEIVPNNYSFYGRMYWENMANILRNQIVAKAIDGIEYLVKISNEDTDFFEN
- a CDS encoding GPW/gp25 family protein, whose product is MDTPNYRMPFVPSTLMSEGGSIDTCDMGESIAHNIMLLITTKKGENRYDDNYGNDVWNLEFDNGVTSAVWESVFVKSLKRQILQYEPRIVQPQVDAHVKLVEHNYDTKEHTEIKKKVKIGINAKMEATGERFSFSTELFLSPMSID